The Aeromicrobium sp. Sec7.5 genome window below encodes:
- a CDS encoding acetamidase/formamidase family protein — translation MILQPGTAVPVGATYLASTPEHVRWGRLPCEADAPVLSVESGSQVVIDTISHEGILEDQGRDPLAFFGSHGVGDGEVLEDAVALAASDHPRTWGVDGPHVVTGPIEVAGAEVGDLIAMHVLETVPRVPYGVVSNRHGKGALPGEFPQDGEVFSVFCSVGERDGRAVGVLPVAPGSERTVAFDLHPFLGTMGVAVAGSERPHSVPPGPFGGNLDINLLTSGSTLYLPVQVAGALAYVGDPHFAQGDGEVALTAMEASLRVRVGFEVIAREDALAAFGELVGPVAETAEYLVPTGLDLDLDVAVQHCVRAAIALLQARFGMDPRHAYAYLSAATDFRISQVVDVVKGVHATIRKSDFA, via the coding sequence ATGATCCTCCAGCCCGGCACGGCGGTCCCCGTCGGTGCGACCTACCTGGCCTCGACCCCCGAGCACGTGCGCTGGGGGCGCCTGCCGTGCGAAGCGGACGCTCCGGTGCTGTCGGTCGAGAGCGGCAGCCAGGTCGTGATCGACACGATCAGCCACGAGGGGATCCTGGAGGACCAGGGTCGCGACCCGCTCGCGTTCTTCGGGTCGCACGGCGTGGGCGACGGCGAGGTCCTCGAGGATGCCGTCGCGCTGGCGGCGTCCGACCACCCGCGGACGTGGGGCGTCGACGGCCCGCACGTCGTGACCGGTCCGATCGAGGTCGCGGGTGCCGAGGTCGGGGACCTGATCGCGATGCACGTCCTCGAGACGGTGCCGCGGGTGCCCTACGGCGTCGTGTCGAACCGGCACGGCAAGGGTGCGCTCCCCGGGGAGTTCCCCCAGGACGGCGAGGTGTTCAGCGTGTTCTGCTCCGTCGGTGAGCGCGACGGTCGCGCCGTCGGGGTGCTTCCGGTCGCACCCGGATCCGAGCGCACGGTGGCCTTCGACCTGCACCCCTTCCTGGGCACGATGGGGGTCGCCGTCGCGGGTTCGGAGCGCCCGCACTCGGTTCCTCCGGGCCCGTTCGGCGGGAATCTCGACATCAACCTCCTGACCTCGGGCTCGACCCTGTACCTCCCTGTCCAGGTGGCGGGTGCGCTCGCCTACGTCGGCGACCCGCACTTCGCGCAGGGTGACGGTGAGGTGGCCCTGACCGCGATGGAGGCGTCGCTGCGCGTCCGGGTGGGGTTCGAGGTCATCGCCCGCGAGGACGCGCTGGCAGCGTTCGGGGAGCTCGTCGGGCCCGTGGCCGAGACGGCCGAGTACCTCGTGCCGACCGGCCTCGACCTCGATCTCGACGTCGCGGTGCAGCACTGCGTGCGGGCGGCCATCGCCCTGCTGCAGGCGCGATTCGGCATGGACCCCCGACATGCCTACGCCTACCTCTCGGCGGCGACGGACTTCCGCATCAGCCAGGTCGTCGATGTCGTCAAGGGCGTGCACGCGACGATCCGCAAGAGCGACTTCGCATGA
- the allB gene encoding allantoinase AllB: protein MRLDAVQAQRVLVGGTFVPATLHLVRGTIGEIGAYEDAPDGVVLRVPDSAYVVPGIVDTHVHINEPGRTTWEGFSSATEAAALGGATTLLDMPLNSIPPTTTVEHLRLKREAAAGQLMVDVGYWGGAVPGNVGDLEPLWDAGVFGFKCFLADSGVDEFPPLDPGQFIAALREIARFDGLMIVHAEDAAVLAEAPAQPSRSYRDFVLSRPDTAETAAIQQVLDGARETGARVHILHLSSARALDLIADARAEGLRVTVETCPHYLSFAAETIPDAAPQFKCCPPIRDSGNREALWQALRDGIIDCIVSDHSPATVEEKQRGGGDLQQAWGGVSGLQVGFSVLAQEARRRAVGLESLSRWMSRNTADLVGLERKGRIEIGADADLAVYDSGAEFRIEATRLAHRNPISAYDGIRYGGRVTRSVVRGNAIDVDRVDHTYGRELVRA from the coding sequence ATGCGGCTCGACGCGGTCCAGGCCCAGCGCGTCCTGGTCGGCGGCACCTTCGTGCCGGCGACCCTGCACCTCGTCCGCGGCACGATCGGCGAGATCGGGGCGTACGAGGACGCGCCCGACGGCGTAGTGCTCCGGGTCCCCGACTCGGCCTACGTCGTCCCGGGCATCGTCGACACCCACGTCCACATCAACGAGCCGGGGCGCACGACGTGGGAAGGATTCTCCTCCGCCACGGAGGCGGCGGCGCTCGGTGGCGCGACGACCTTGCTCGACATGCCGCTCAACAGCATCCCGCCGACCACGACGGTCGAGCACCTGCGGCTCAAGCGAGAGGCCGCCGCCGGACAGCTCATGGTCGACGTCGGCTACTGGGGCGGAGCGGTGCCGGGCAACGTCGGCGACCTCGAGCCGCTCTGGGACGCCGGCGTGTTCGGCTTCAAGTGCTTCCTCGCCGACAGCGGCGTCGACGAGTTCCCACCCCTCGACCCAGGACAGTTCATCGCGGCGCTCCGGGAGATCGCCCGCTTCGACGGGTTGATGATCGTGCACGCCGAGGATGCCGCCGTGCTGGCCGAGGCTCCCGCGCAGCCCAGCCGGTCCTACCGCGACTTCGTGCTGTCGCGACCTGACACGGCCGAGACCGCGGCGATCCAGCAGGTGCTCGACGGTGCCCGCGAGACCGGGGCGCGGGTCCACATCCTGCACCTGTCGAGTGCTCGGGCCCTCGACCTGATCGCCGACGCCAGGGCGGAGGGCCTCCGGGTCACGGTGGAGACGTGCCCGCACTACCTCAGCTTCGCCGCCGAGACGATTCCCGACGCGGCGCCGCAGTTCAAGTGCTGTCCGCCGATCCGCGACAGCGGCAACCGTGAGGCGCTCTGGCAGGCGCTGCGGGACGGGATCATCGACTGCATCGTCAGTGACCACTCGCCCGCCACGGTCGAGGAGAAGCAGCGCGGTGGAGGCGACCTGCAGCAGGCGTGGGGTGGCGTCTCGGGGCTGCAGGTCGGCTTCAGCGTGCTCGCGCAGGAGGCGCGTCGGCGGGCGGTCGGTCTGGAGAGCCTGAGCCGCTGGATGTCGCGCAACACCGCCGACCTGGTCGGGCTCGAGCGCAAGGGTCGGATCGAGATCGGCGCCGATGCCGATCTCGCGGTGTACGACTCCGGTGCCGAGTTCCGGATCGAGGCGACCCGGTTGGCGCACCGCAACCCGATCTCGGCGTACGACGGCATCCGCTACGGCGGTCGCGTCACGCGATCGGTCGTGCGGGGCAATGCCATCGACGTCGACCGGGTCGACCACACGTACGGGCGGGAGCTGGTGAGGGCATGA
- the pucL gene encoding factor-independent urate hydroxylase, with amino-acid sequence MADGDIVLGANQYGKAECRLVRIDRETPVHRITDLTVTSQLRGDFAACHTDGDNSQVVATDTQKNTIYAYARDGIGAPEEFLIRLGRHFTDDFPWVTGGRWEAEQHPWDRIAVAGSPHDHAFARAGGEVRRTVVQLDGDETHVVSGFTDCTVLKSTGSEFGGFPRDRYTTLAETDDRILATSVTAWWRYTSSTVDYDARYLEVRDLMLETFASVHSLALQQTIYAMGAAVLEAFDDIGEVVLSCPNKHHFLVDLEPFGLDNPGEVFFAADRPYGLIQATVQREGAPPAPAAWATVAGFC; translated from the coding sequence ATGGCCGACGGCGACATCGTCCTCGGGGCGAACCAGTACGGCAAGGCCGAGTGCCGGCTCGTCCGGATCGACCGGGAGACCCCGGTCCACCGCATCACCGACCTCACGGTCACGTCGCAGCTGCGGGGGGACTTCGCCGCGTGCCACACCGACGGGGACAACAGCCAGGTCGTCGCGACCGACACCCAGAAGAACACGATCTACGCGTACGCCCGCGACGGCATCGGGGCACCCGAGGAGTTCCTGATCCGTCTCGGACGGCACTTCACCGACGACTTCCCGTGGGTCACGGGTGGCCGGTGGGAGGCCGAGCAGCACCCCTGGGACCGCATCGCGGTGGCTGGCTCCCCGCACGACCACGCCTTCGCCAGGGCCGGCGGCGAGGTGCGCCGGACCGTCGTCCAGCTCGACGGCGACGAGACCCACGTCGTGTCGGGTTTCACCGACTGCACCGTGCTGAAGTCGACCGGCTCGGAGTTCGGCGGCTTCCCGCGGGACCGGTACACGACCCTGGCCGAGACCGACGACCGCATCCTCGCGACGTCGGTCACGGCGTGGTGGCGCTACACCTCGTCGACCGTCGACTACGACGCGCGATACCTCGAGGTCCGCGACCTCATGCTCGAGACGTTCGCCTCGGTCCACTCGCTCGCCCTGCAGCAGACGATCTACGCGATGGGCGCCGCCGTGCTGGAGGCCTTCGACGACATCGGCGAGGTCGTCCTCTCCTGCCCCAACAAGCACCACTTCCTGGTCGACCTCGAGCCGTTCGGACTCGACAACCCCGGCGAGGTGTTCTTCGCCGCGGACCGTCCGTACGGCCTGATCCAGGCCACGGTCCAGCGCGAGGGCGCGCCGCCGGCGCCGGCCGCGTGGGCCACCGTCGCCGGGTTCTGCTGA
- the uraD gene encoding 2-oxo-4-hydroxy-4-carboxy-5-ureidoimidazoline decarboxylase, with protein MELSAFNTLSAEAAAGVVRPWADVPGWVGAIVEGRPYPDLETLLALADAEARTWTASDVDRALVHHPRIGEQVAGTGAEQDLSRAEQASIGDRADDVDLALAAGNAAYEHRFGRVFLVRARGRTAPEILENLTARLDHDDATEIEVAADELRQIALLRLEGTFA; from the coding sequence GTGGAGCTGAGCGCGTTCAACACCCTGTCGGCCGAGGCGGCCGCGGGCGTCGTGCGGCCGTGGGCGGACGTCCCGGGCTGGGTCGGCGCCATCGTCGAGGGACGGCCCTATCCGGACCTCGAGACCCTGCTCGCCCTGGCCGACGCCGAGGCCCGGACCTGGACCGCCAGCGACGTCGACCGTGCGCTCGTGCACCATCCCCGCATCGGGGAGCAGGTGGCCGGGACCGGCGCCGAGCAGGACCTGTCGCGGGCCGAGCAGGCATCGATCGGTGACCGCGCCGACGACGTCGACCTCGCGCTCGCCGCGGGCAACGCCGCGTACGAGCACCGGTTCGGCCGGGTCTTCCTGGTCCGGGCGAGGGGTCGAACAGCGCCGGAGATCCTCGAGAACCTCACCGCGCGGCTCGACCACGACGACGCCACCGAGATCGAGGTCGCCGCCGACGAGCTCCGCCAGATCGCGCTGCTTCGACTCGAGGGGACGTTCGCCTGA
- a CDS encoding amidase translates to MSEVARVSLRSGLTAAFWEYERALMANDLEALDRLFAAYATTLRGDAGGLLVGHDAISAFRGSRGGAPARRIVATHVQEIDDRHALVVAVTELATGGRGQQTQLWRHDGTAWAVTAAHVAGSAPALDRRVWRVVGDPLVPPTGTGPLGGETVAVKDLFAVAGQRIGAGNPTWLESAPVENENAAAVDALLGAGASLRGLARTDELAYSLAGTNPHYGTPPNPRAPHRISGGSTSGPASAVSLGHATIGLGTDTGGSIRVPAAYQGLWGIRPTHGAVSAAGLLPLAPSFDTVGWLTRGPDLLAGVGAVLLPEDTAVPGDLVTASGLWELATPDVRDAVEPRTAGAVDLDWPVSDLPTWLEAFRVVQAGEAWASHGAWLEGRLDGLGPDIRSRFEVAATVTPSALAAARAVVDEVRDQIRDRLAGRVLLLPSASSVAPSALATAGLDEVRRATMLLTCIAGIGGLPVVSVPVETGDRLPAGLSLVGPAGSDRALIDLAHALAD, encoded by the coding sequence ATGAGCGAGGTCGCGCGGGTGTCGCTGCGGAGCGGCCTGACCGCAGCGTTCTGGGAGTACGAGCGGGCGCTGATGGCGAACGACCTCGAGGCGCTCGACCGGTTGTTCGCGGCGTACGCGACGACCCTGCGGGGCGATGCCGGCGGTCTCCTCGTGGGTCATGACGCGATCAGTGCCTTCCGCGGGTCCCGGGGCGGCGCTCCCGCTCGCCGCATCGTCGCGACGCACGTGCAGGAGATCGACGATCGGCACGCCCTGGTCGTCGCGGTCACGGAGCTCGCCACCGGCGGACGCGGCCAGCAGACCCAGCTGTGGCGGCACGACGGCACCGCCTGGGCCGTGACGGCGGCGCACGTCGCCGGCTCGGCTCCCGCCCTCGACCGACGCGTGTGGCGAGTCGTCGGCGACCCGCTCGTCCCGCCGACCGGCACCGGTCCGCTCGGCGGCGAGACCGTGGCGGTCAAGGACCTGTTCGCCGTCGCCGGTCAACGCATCGGCGCCGGCAACCCGACGTGGCTCGAGTCCGCACCCGTCGAGAACGAGAACGCGGCGGCCGTCGACGCGCTGCTGGGCGCTGGCGCATCGCTGCGCGGGCTGGCTCGCACCGACGAGCTCGCCTACAGCCTGGCCGGCACCAACCCGCACTACGGCACACCGCCCAACCCGCGGGCGCCGCACCGGATCAGCGGCGGTTCGACGTCGGGCCCGGCCTCCGCGGTGTCGCTCGGGCACGCGACGATCGGCCTCGGCACCGACACCGGGGGCTCGATCCGGGTTCCCGCGGCCTATCAAGGGCTGTGGGGGATCCGGCCCACCCACGGCGCCGTGTCGGCCGCCGGCCTGCTGCCGCTGGCGCCGAGCTTCGACACCGTCGGCTGGCTGACGCGCGGGCCTGACCTGCTCGCGGGTGTCGGCGCGGTGCTGCTGCCGGAGGACACGGCGGTGCCGGGCGACCTCGTCACCGCGAGTGGGCTGTGGGAGCTCGCCACCCCGGACGTCCGGGACGCGGTCGAGCCCCGCACGGCCGGCGCCGTCGACCTCGACTGGCCCGTGTCGGACCTGCCGACCTGGCTGGAGGCCTTCCGGGTCGTGCAGGCGGGGGAGGCGTGGGCGAGCCACGGAGCGTGGCTCGAAGGAAGGCTCGACGGGCTCGGACCCGACATCCGTTCCCGCTTCGAGGTCGCCGCGACCGTGACGCCGTCAGCGCTCGCGGCCGCCCGGGCGGTGGTCGACGAGGTCCGCGACCAGATCCGCGACCGACTCGCGGGGCGGGTCCTGCTCCTGCCGTCGGCCTCCTCCGTCGCCCCCTCGGCGCTCGCCACCGCGGGTCTGGACGAGGTCCGGCGCGCGACGATGCTGCTGACGTGCATCGCCGGGATCGGTGGACTGCCGGTCGTCTCGGTCCCGGTCGAGACCGGGGATCGGCTGCCGGCCGGGCTGTCCCTCGTCGGCCCGGCCGGGAGCGACCGTGCGCTGATCGACCTGGCGCACGCCCTCGCTGACTGA
- a CDS encoding YoaK family protein translates to MITRLRAVPAERLHLALMLALTFSTGVVDAVGYLGLDRVFTGNMTGNIVILGMGLTGADDLPVLGPALALVGFMVGAATGGRVLRRAPSGWSGRTTTLVALVGTVMAAGGTLLLVLPSDPDPATTVVITTVLGAAMGIQAATARRIAVKDVTTVVVTSTVTALAADSKLGSGQGGGSARRATAVGLILLGALVGAAALELQLGAGLWVAAAITLAVALTGHLHALRRSG, encoded by the coding sequence GTGATCACCCGCCTCAGGGCCGTCCCGGCCGAACGCCTTCACCTCGCCCTGATGCTGGCCCTGACCTTCTCGACGGGCGTGGTCGACGCCGTCGGGTACCTCGGACTGGACCGGGTCTTCACCGGCAACATGACCGGCAACATCGTGATCCTGGGCATGGGCCTGACGGGGGCGGACGACCTGCCGGTCCTCGGTCCCGCGCTCGCACTGGTCGGATTCATGGTCGGGGCCGCGACGGGCGGGCGCGTGCTGCGCCGTGCCCCGTCGGGGTGGTCCGGACGGACCACGACCCTCGTCGCCCTGGTCGGCACCGTCATGGCGGCCGGTGGCACGCTGCTGCTGGTGCTCCCGTCGGACCCCGACCCAGCGACGACCGTCGTGATCACGACGGTGCTCGGCGCGGCGATGGGGATCCAGGCCGCCACCGCGCGACGCATCGCGGTCAAGGACGTCACGACGGTCGTCGTCACCTCCACCGTCACCGCGCTCGCGGCCGACTCCAAGCTCGGGTCCGGACAGGGCGGCGGAAGCGCGCGCCGGGCGACCGCCGTCGGGCTGATCCTGCTCGGTGCCCTGGTCGGCGCCGCCGCGCTCGAGCTACAGCTCGGCGCCGGGTTGTGGGTCGCGGCAGCGATCACCCTGGCGGTCGCACTCACGGGCCACCTGCACGCGCTCCGCCGGAGCGGATGA
- a CDS encoding STAS domain-containing protein, with protein sequence MEQPDLVLEVEVSDRHTTVKVAGDIDLLTAETFRDYACDEIAAHPKSPVIDMTGVGFVDSSGISALVAIRRHADALGLSVVVEPSRRVQAALKLAGLTEIFQSDPPDDPGSSQPA encoded by the coding sequence ATGGAGCAGCCTGATCTGGTGCTCGAGGTCGAGGTGAGCGACCGCCACACGACCGTCAAGGTGGCCGGTGACATCGACCTCCTGACCGCCGAGACGTTCCGGGACTACGCCTGTGACGAGATCGCGGCGCACCCGAAGTCACCCGTCATCGACATGACGGGCGTGGGCTTCGTGGACTCGTCGGGCATCAGCGCCCTCGTGGCGATCCGGCGCCATGCCGACGCCCTGGGGCTGTCGGTCGTGGTGGAGCCCTCGCGACGCGTCCAGGCGGCGCTCAAGCTGGCTGGCCTGACCGAGATCTTCCAGTCGGACCCCCCGGACGATCCCGGCTCCTCGCAGCCGGCCTGA
- the uraH gene encoding hydroxyisourate hydrolase — protein MPSLSTHVLDAARGAPASGLAVDLLEGDVVLESAVTDPDGRVAWGSAPGAGVLRVRFATGPWFAAAGRETFFPVVEVTAELTEGSEHVHLALLLSPFAYTTYRGS, from the coding sequence ATGCCGAGCCTGTCCACCCACGTCCTCGACGCCGCCCGGGGCGCTCCCGCCAGCGGACTGGCCGTCGACCTGCTCGAGGGCGACGTCGTCCTTGAGAGCGCCGTGACCGACCCCGACGGCCGTGTCGCGTGGGGCTCGGCACCGGGTGCAGGCGTCCTCCGGGTGCGGTTCGCGACGGGACCGTGGTTCGCCGCAGCTGGACGGGAGACGTTCTTCCCGGTCGTCGAGGTGACGGCCGAGCTGACCGAGGGCTCCGAGCACGTGCACCTCGCCCTGCTGCTGAGCCCCTTCGCGTACACGACCTACCGAGGGAGCTGA